The following is a genomic window from Salinibacterium sp. UTAS2018.
CGACACCACAGGCAACTGCACCTTGGCCGAAGCTACGGAAGATCAAATTGCCGCGGTCAAGCAGCAGCTCGATTCTCCAACGCTCGCGCCGTACATCAACGAAGTAGAGTTCGAGACTCACGAGCAGGCCTACGAAAACTTCAAAGAACAGTTCGCCGACACGACCTTCGAAGGCATCATCACGCCGGAGTCGTTGAATGAAAGCTTCCGCGTGAACCTTGTTGACCCAGAACAGGCTGACGTGCTCATCGAGAGCCTCTCGGGATTGGCGGGTGTCGAGAGCGTGGAAGATCAGCGCGCCTACCTCGAGCCCATTTTTGCCATTCTGAACGCGGCCAGTTACACCGCGATTGGGGTCGCTGGGCTGATGCTCGTCGCCGCTGTATTGCTCATCGCCACCACCATTCGACTCAGCGCCTTCTCTCGCCGGCGAGAGCTCGGAATCATGAGGCTTGTGGGGGCGTCGAACCGGTTCATCCAAACACCGTTCATCCTTGAGGGGGTGTTCGCGTCATTGATCGGTTCTGTTCTTGCCGGTGGCGCCATCGTAGCGATCGTGCAGTTCTTCGTTCGCGGCTACTTGGCGAGCACCTTGCCTGTAAACACCAGCCTATTGGGGATGGAAGAGGCCCTATTGGTAGTGCCGATTCTTATAGCAGCGGGTGCAGGGTTGGCGGCAATCTCAGCGGGCGTCGCCATTAGCCGTTACCTGAAGGTATAAGCCGCTTCCTCAGGGTGTAGCCCTTGCCGCACTCTCGCGCTAAGCTGGTCTGCTGCACTGTTGGCATTCGCCGCGGTTGCGTGGCATCCCGTATTTGAGAGAGAAGTGAACCATGCCCAAGGAAAGTGAGCGGAAGGTTGTCGCCAGCAACCGCAAGGCCCGCCACGATTACAGCATCGAAGACACCTATGAGGCCGGTCTTGTGCTGTCGGGCTCGGAGGTCAAGTCTTTGCGGTTGGGGCGCGCGAGTCTCATCGATGGCTATGGCTTCATCGATGACCATTCAGAAGCGTGGTTGGATGCCGTACACATTCCAGAGTTCTTTCAGGCGTCGTGGACTAATCACCCTCCGCGTCGCAAGCGCAAAATGTTGCTGCACAAAGAGCAGATTCTGAAGATCCATAACAAGATCAAACAGGGCGGGTACACGCTCGTTCCGCTTTCCATCTACTTCTTGGACGGCCGCGCCAAGGTAGAACTCGCTGTTGCCAAGGGCAAGCGAGAGTACGACAAGCGCCAGACGCTTCGCGAGCGTCAAGATAAGCGCGAATCAGACCGTGCGATGGCCGCGCGTAAGAACATGGGGGAGTAACGAGAGCCTTCTCGTTCTCCGGCGCGTGCGCCTAACTCGCGTGGAAGCGAGCTTCGACGCTCGCCGCTACCGAGATATTTTCCGGGTTGAGTGCCAGGGGGCCTCCTGCGGCGGGGGCGACCATCATGCGAGCGGAGGCCTGCGTTGCGCCGCCGCTATGTTCGGAGCCTGAGCCAACGTCGGCAAGCATTCCGGGATCCGCGATCGCGGTCGTGGTGACTTCGGAGAGCCCCACGCTTTCGGCGTACTCCCGCGCCTTGGTATAGGCGTCGATGACAGCAAGGTGCCGTGCTTCGGCACGCGCTTCGCGAGTGGCTTCGTCGGTGAGCTCCCACTCAACGAGCGCAACCGTAGTGTGGTCAACCGCGCTGACGTACTCAATAAACATCGCGAGCGCTTCGAAGTCGCGAAAGCGCGCGATGTAGCCGATCGTGGCGGAGTACACCAAGGGGAGTTGCTCACCGGCACTGTTCCAGGGGCGCTGAGAGGTCACGCGAACGGTGTCTGACGACCATCGCGTGACGGCACCATCGTTCGAGGCGAGCTGAGTGAGAAGGGCATGAACCCGGCCCGACGACTGCATGGCAGCATCGAACACTTCACTCCGGTCGGGGCCATCAATGGCCACCGAAAGGTGCACGATGCCGCGTTCGGCAGGGTGCCACGACTCATGCTCACCTCGAACGGTGATGACAAGAGGCATCGCTAGATAGCGCCGAGCTCTGCCAGCTTCGTCTTCAAGTCGTTATCGCTCGGCTCGACCTGGAAGGTTCCGTCAGTGAAGTGCACGACAGGGATGTTGAGGCGACCGCTGATGGCATGTGCGCGATCGGCAGCCGTCGGGTCTTTTTCGACGTCAACCTTTTCCCACTCGACGTCGAGCGAGTTGAGAAGCGCCTCGGAGCGGCGGCAATCGCGGCACCAGTCTGCTCCATACATGGTTACTTTGGCGGGGTTAGCTGTGGTTGATTCACTCATCCTCCCAACCTAGTTCTCGCCGACTGGATGTGGGCGGTACGTTCGCTGGCAGCGTTCGCCGTGGCCATACAACGGCCTTTCCCGTCGCTTCTCGCTGCGCTTGTGCGCAACGGGCTGGTTTGTCTCAGGTTTCTGACCTATCATTGAGGGCTGCGCATTCGTGAGCAGTATTGATAACTCCACAGCGCGACAACGACCCACACAGGGGGATGATCGGTTTCGACATTGCCTGCAAAACTGTGAGAAGCGGGTCGAGAATGCAGCCTTATCTCGTTAACGATGACTGCAAACTATAAGTGCCAATTCAAAGCGCACTGACTTCGCCCTCGCTGCCTAAGCGAGCGCACTAAAGAAGTCCGTCAGACCGGGAATGCTCTCTACTCGGATCCTGGCGCAATTTAGAGAGATTGCTGCGTAGTTACGCCTGAGGGCTACGTGGGACTTAAACTCTGGCTGGGCTCGTTGACCTAGGTGCTTGTGGCAAAGGTCAGAGCCGAGTAGAACGTCTGCACAAGATACACCCGTAGAAGGCATGGAATTACAGCAGTGGACGGGGGTTCAATTCCCCCCATCTCCACCACCGGTCGTTGTCGCGTTGTGAGAGCTCCTCGCCAGCAGGTTAGCCCTGCAGGTGGAAGCTTCCATCAACGAATCACTCTGTGCGGTACTGCGGTGCGGTCTTGGTTGAGTTCATGCGCTCGGCGCCCTGAGACGGCGTCACGGTGAAGGTGGCGGGCTCGCCGTACCCTGCGTTGTCGAATGCTGCCACTACAGCAGCCTCTACCGTGGGCACCAGGGCGTGCGGCACGAGCGCGATTGCTGCTCCGCCGAAGCCGCCGCCGGTCATCCGGGCGCCAATCGCTCCGTTGTCGCGTGCCGTTTCGACAGCGAGGTCAAGTTCGGGAGTCGAAATCTCGAAGTCGTCGCGCATCGATATGTGAGAAGCGTCGAGGAGCGCACCGATGGCGAGTGGTCCTTCAGCACCCAGAACGCGCACGGTGTCGAGCACGCGCTGATTCTCGGTCACGACGTGGCGCACCCGGCGGAAGGTGACGTCGTCGAGCAGTTCGCGCGCGCGGTCTAGATCGCCGACGCTGACGTCGCGTAGAGAGGAAGTCCCCATTGCTGCAGCTCCCGCTTCGCACGCGGCGCGACGCTCAGAGTAGCCGCCAGTAGCGTGCGAGTGCGATACGCGCGTATCCATGACAAGGATGCTCAGTTCAGCCTTCGCCAGCCCGAGCGGCACGACCTGGGCTTCGAGCGAACGACAATCGAGGAACACGGCGGCGTCGGCAGCGCCAAGAAGTGACGCTGATTGATCCATGATTCCAGTCGGTGCTCCGACGACCTCATTTTCGGCGAGCTGCCCCACTTTGGCGAGCTTTTCGCGCGTGAAACCGAGGTTCCAGAGGTCGTTGAGCGCTAACGCGACCGAACTTTCAATGGCAGCGGATGACGAGAGCCCCGCACCAACGGGAA
Proteins encoded in this region:
- a CDS encoding SIMPL domain-containing protein; this encodes MPLVITVRGEHESWHPAERGIVHLSVAIDGPDRSEVFDAAMQSSGRVHALLTQLASNDGAVTRWSSDTVRVTSQRPWNSAGEQLPLVYSATIGYIARFRDFEALAMFIEYVSAVDHTTVALVEWELTDEATREARAEARHLAVIDAYTKAREYAESVGLSEVTTTAIADPGMLADVGSGSEHSGGATQASARMMVAPAAGGPLALNPENISVAASVEARFHAS
- the galK gene encoding galactokinase: MSTTIDELTARFTEFTGHAPEGVWSAPGRVNLIGEHTDYNEGFVLPFAIDRRTRAAVGLRTDGVIRVTSTFDNAAVEFPLAGLEAARTAGEIVGWSAYPLGVAWALGRHGADLSSVTGVDILIDSTVPVGAGLSSSAAIESSVALALNDLWNLGFTREKLAKVGQLAENEVVGAPTGIMDQSASLLGAADAAVFLDCRSLEAQVVPLGLAKAELSILVMDTRVSHSHATGGYSERRAACEAGAAAMGTSSLRDVSVGDLDRARELLDDVTFRRVRHVVTENQRVLDTVRVLGAEGPLAIGALLDASHISMRDDFEISTPELDLAVETARDNGAIGARMTGGGFGGAAIALVPHALVPTVEAAVVAAFDNAGYGEPATFTVTPSQGAERMNSTKTAPQYRTE
- the smpB gene encoding SsrA-binding protein SmpB, with the protein product MPKESERKVVASNRKARHDYSIEDTYEAGLVLSGSEVKSLRLGRASLIDGYGFIDDHSEAWLDAVHIPEFFQASWTNHPPRRKRKMLLHKEQILKIHNKIKQGGYTLVPLSIYFLDGRAKVELAVAKGKREYDKRQTLRERQDKRESDRAMAARKNMGE
- the ftsX gene encoding permease-like cell division protein FtsX, which translates into the protein MRLGLILGEVGSGLRRNLSMVVSVVLVTFISLTFVGASILLQMQIGQMKGYWYDRAQVAVYMCTDIDTTGNCTLAEATEDQIAAVKQQLDSPTLAPYINEVEFETHEQAYENFKEQFADTTFEGIITPESLNESFRVNLVDPEQADVLIESLSGLAGVESVEDQRAYLEPIFAILNAASYTAIGVAGLMLVAAVLLIATTIRLSAFSRRRELGIMRLVGASNRFIQTPFILEGVFASLIGSVLAGGAIVAIVQFFVRGYLASTLPVNTSLLGMEEALLVVPILIAAGAGLAAISAGVAISRYLKV
- a CDS encoding glutaredoxin domain-containing protein, with the protein product MSESTTANPAKVTMYGADWCRDCRRSEALLNSLDVEWEKVDVEKDPTAADRAHAISGRLNIPVVHFTDGTFQVEPSDNDLKTKLAELGAI